A segment of the Nitrosospira briensis C-128 genome:
CCGGCCACGCTTGGCGGAAACAGCGATTTCGTTCATGCCACTGCCATCTCACCGCTGCTCGATATCTATTTGCGCAAGCCAAGGCGTTCGATCAGCGCCCGATAGCTATCAGTGCTGCTACGCTTCAGGTAATCCAGCAGCTTGCGACGACGGCTCACCATACGCAATAAGCCGCGGCGTGAGTGATGATCCTTGACGTGCGCTTTGAAATGACCGGCCAAATCGTTGATGCGAGCGGTCAATAAAGCCACTTGCACTTCGGGAGAACCTGTATCTCCGTCTGCTCGTTGATAGTCGCGCACCACTTGCGCTTTTTGTTCGGTTTTGACTGCCATACTGCTCTCCATTACGCCCAATAGGAAAGGGCGACATTTTACTCTTTAACAGGACCAACTCTCAAGTAATGT
Coding sequences within it:
- the rpsO gene encoding 30S ribosomal protein S15 codes for the protein MAVKTEQKAQVVRDYQRADGDTGSPEVQVALLTARINDLAGHFKAHVKDHHSRRGLLRMVSRRRKLLDYLKRSSTDSYRALIERLGLRK